One genomic window of Methanosarcina acetivorans C2A includes the following:
- a CDS encoding P-II family nitrogen regulator, translating into MKYIIAMIRPEKLDAVKRELQKVEVNRLTVSSVSGYGAQKGQLEIYRAMEFEADLLEKIKIEIAVNDEFLYPTIEAIKSGAKGSEGHIGSGKIFVLPLEDVIRIRTDESGPVAI; encoded by the coding sequence TACATAATTGCAATGATAAGACCTGAAAAGCTTGATGCGGTCAAACGAGAACTTCAGAAAGTTGAAGTTAATAGGTTGACAGTATCTTCGGTTTCGGGTTATGGTGCACAAAAAGGGCAGCTGGAAATATACAGGGCGATGGAGTTTGAAGCAGACCTTCTTGAGAAAATCAAGATTGAAATTGCCGTAAACGATGAATTCCTGTATCCTACGATTGAAGCGATAAAGAGCGGAGCAAAGGGCAGTGAAGGGCATATAGGAAGTGGCAAGATATTCGTACTCCCGCTTGAAGATGTTATAAGGATCCGTACGGACGAAAGCGGACCTGTT